The following are encoded together in the Tribolium castaneum strain GA2 chromosome 3, icTriCast1.1, whole genome shotgun sequence genome:
- the LOC107398335 gene encoding trichohyalin, with protein MSKPERLRFTIFDDLVLLREVLHQNPYEKHERWKEIREIVVNVTEKAFTVRAVKDHVEYLLALLAKDDRANLRKSATEEQSDEKEQLLLQIREMSRGFKTKNVPKFKHNEVQQSVLAEVDIKKENESTNSSDGEGTQQNVSTLLEQRRAVKRPCGQPLKNSSLQFLREKQQSERSIRLRELQLEEKKLALEERKIALQEAQMKLEEKKFQMEKNYQEQKLKMEIEERKRGIESQKQNYTLINALLHMVQEKQDLH; from the exons ATGTCGAAACCGGAGAGGTTAAGATTCACAATATTCGACGATTTGGTGCTTTTACGTGAAGTTCTACACCAAAATCCGTACGAGAAACACGAACGATGGAAGGAAATTCGCGAAATCGTCGTCAACGTAACCGAGAAGGCGTTTACGGTGCGCGCAGTTAAAGACCATGTCGAGTATTTATTGGCTCTGTTGGCAAAAGACGACAGAGCCAATCTACGAAA GTCTGCGACGGAAGAACAGTCTGACGAAAAAGAACAACTTTTGTTGCAAATTAGGGAAATGTCGCGAGGGTTTAAGACGAAAAACGTGCCGAAATTTAAACACAATGAAGTTCAACAGTCGGTTTTGGCCGAAGTCGATATCAAAAAAGAGAACGAATCGACGAATTCTAGCGACGGAGAAGGAACGCAACAAAATGTTTCAACGTTATTGGAACAGAGGCGTGCGGTGAAAAGACCGTGCGGGCAGCCGTTGAAAAACTCCAGTTTACAGTTTTTGCGCGAGAAACAGCAAAGCGAAAGAAGCATTAGGTTGAGGGAGTTGCAGTTGGAGGAGAAAAAGTTGGCGTTGGAGGAAAGGAAGATCGCGCTACAGGAGGCGCAAATGAAGCTGGAAGAGAAGAAATTTCAAATGGAGAAGAATTATCAGGAACAAAAGCTAAAAATGGAGATTGAAGAGAGGAAAAGAGGAATTGAGtcgcaaaaacaaaattacacGCT
- the LOC658218 gene encoding serine/threonine-protein kinase TBK1, translating to MSFLRGSQNYVWSTTSVLGKGATGAVYQGVNKINGEPVAVKTFNQMSHLRPHDVQMREFEVLQKVKHENIVKLLAIEEEQENRGKVIVMELCTGGSLFNILDDPENTYGLAENEFLKVLQDLSAGMKHLRDNNLVHRDLKPGNIMKFICDDGRTVYKLTDFGAARELPEGQHFQSLYGTEEYLHPDLYERAVLRKHVNKTFGATIDLWSIGVTLYHVATGNLPFRPYGGRKNKETMHLITTKKASGVISGIQVTEDGQIEWRKTLPESCQLSPGLKKIITPLLAGLLEADTKKIWTFERFFTEVTDMLSRKIVNIFHVNKAQLIKVYIHPDESYNHLQNYINEQTEVSLENQILLLKSNLFTDLVEENSRAGGYPETKEDEPLFLFNKENNNVTVIPEQNLPKFTEFSNVTSVESDAAQAKNACSIGYLCKRRIEKYSLACSHFNNCVENFVQYINKELREMNQESLHLLEKTTIHKKTAHFLESSQKIAAFKFSNIHQVVYADELKHLSESFVSETAKKIMQLNQSHVIENTLQSEWDVSSRPLKSPVKSRAAERARTEVERLRDSWQHLVRDRATRTLSYNDEQFHILERIKITHTINRIKVLLQKEVFPQYVQLAENLGDWYKIAQTVYLQMMILKRDVLNYDANLKKFELEMFIKNEEYLEQVKKLLEQDATDSSSKKMKNSNNQKLKMCLNEYRRECCDLNEVVLENEQLVEQVNRILEELIVDEEG from the exons ATGTCGTTTTTACGCGGATCTCAGAATTACGTCTGGTCGACAACGAGTGTCTTGGGCAAGGGGGCCACCGGGGCTGTCTACCAAGGCGTAAACAAAATCAATGGTGAACCTGTCGCGGTGAAAACTTTCAATCAAATGAGCCACTTGCGCCCCCACGACGTGCAAATGCGCGAATTCGAAGTGCTCCAGAAAGTGAAACatgaaaatatcgtcaaactTTTGGCCATTGAGGAAGAACAGGAAAACCGTGGAAAGGTTATTGTGATGGAACTGTGTACGGGGGGAAGTCTTTTCAACATTTTGGACGACCCGGAGAACACGTACGGACTAGCCGAAAATGAGTTCCTGAAGGTGCTCCAGGACTTGTCCGCCGGGATGAAGCACCTCCGGGATAATAACCTGGTCCACCGGGATTTAAAGCCAG GTAACATAATGAAATTTATCTGTGATGACGGCCGGACTGTGTACAAGTTGACCGACTTTGGAGCTGCCCGAGAACTCCCCGAGGGCCAACATTTCCAGTCATTATATGGCACCGAAGAATACTTACACCCTGATCTCTACGAACGCGCAGTATTACGGAAACAcgtcaataaaacttttggcgCCACAATTGACTTGTGGTCAATCGGAGTCACTTTGTATCATGTCGCCACCGGAAATCTTCCATTCCGTCCATACGGGGGCCGCAAAAACAAGGAAACGATGCATTTAATAACGACGAAAAAAGCAAGTGGCGTTATTTCCGGAATACAGGTCACTGAAGATGGTCAAATTGAGTGGCGCAAAACGTTGCCAGAAAGTTGCCAATTAAGTCcgggtttaaaaaaaataatcacgcCGTTATTGGCCGGTTTATTAGAAGCTgacacgaaaaaaatttggacGTTTGAGCGCTTTTTCACCGAAGTCACTGACATGTTATCGCGAAAAATCGTTAATATTTTTCACGTGAACAAAGCACAGCTCATCAAGGTTTACATTCATCCCGACGAAAGCTACAATCACCTACAGAATTACATAAACGAACAGACTGAAGTATCGCTTGAAAATCAAATCTTGCTccttaaatcaaatttattcaccGACTTAGTGGAAGAAAATAGTCGAGCCGGGGGTTACCCTGAAACAAAAGAAGACGAACCTTTATTCCtgtttaataaagaaaacaaCAACGTGACGGTAATCCCCGAGCAGAATTTACCGAAATTTACCGAATTTAGTAATGTGACTTCGGTTGAAAGCGACGCAGCGCAGGCAAAAAACGCCTGTAGTATCGGCTACCTCTGCAAACGCCGAatcgaaaaatattcactCGCTTGCTCCCATTTCAACAACTGTGTTGAAAATTTCGTGCAATACATAAACAAGGAACTCAGAGAAATGAACCAAGAATCGTTACATCTCCTAGAGAAAACCACGATTCATAAAAAGACTGCTCATTTCCTGGAATCATCGCAAAAAATTGCCGCCTTCAAGTTTAGCAATATCCACCAAGTGGTCTACGCCGACGAGTTGAAACACCTCAGCGAGAGTTTTGTCTCGGAAACGGCGAAAAAAATCATGCAACTGAACCAGAGCCACGTGATCGAGAACACGTTGCAATCGGAGTGGGACGTGTCAAGTCGGCCGTTGAAGAGTCCGGTGAAGTCCCGAGCGGCCGAAAGGGCCCGCACCGAAGTGGAGCGATTGAGGGACTCGTGGCAGCACCTCGTGCGAGATCGCGCCACGCGGACGCTTTCGTACAACGACGAGCAGTTCCATATTTTGGAACGCATCAAAATCACGCACACGATTAATCGGATCAAGGTTTTGCTGCAGAAGGAGGTGTTTCCGCAGTATGTGCAATTGGCGGAGAATTTGGGCGATTGGTATAAAATTGCCCAAACGGTTTATTTGCAAATGATGATTTTGAAAAGGGACGTTTTGAATTATGACGCCAATTTGAAGAAGTTTGAGTTGgagatgtttattaaaaatgaggAGTATTTGGAACAAGTGAAGAAATTGTTGGAACAGGACGCGACTGATAGTTCGAGCAAGAAGATGAAGAATTCGAATAACCAAAAGTTGAAAATGTGTCTGAATGAGTATAGGAGGGAATGTTGTGATTTGAACGAAGTTGTTTTGGAAAATGAACAACTCGTTGAACAAGTGAATAGGATTCTGGAGGAGTTGATCGTTGACGAGGAGGGCTGA
- the LOC100141977 gene encoding serine/threonine-protein kinase TBK1: MVFLNGNIGIIPSDMSVGLSESQNYIWSDDDCLGEGTFGKVFRGIHKRSGDKVAIKIFKHVNHQVSQETKLLQSLQHKHIIRFFATEFELSTNKMVMILELCNGGSLMSYLNEPENVCGLPDEEFLLVFNHLSAGLEFLKRHDVIHRDVKPDNIMRHVLDDGQTVYKLADFGTARELPEGQNFTSLHGTEPYLHPQLYRVCFFQGGNCTREFGANTDLWSIGVTLYQTATGNLPFLVMDRHVMLRIYHEMQENEGIVSAIQQKNSDEVVFQKKLPRNCRLSCGLKQLITPIIAGVFIQEKGKQWSFTQYYEQVVDLVSRKVINVFYVNKMRLMKVYIKSDETFNTFKYYVSAQSEVAEENQVFLYKANLIVNTFEDFSGVDESDCIFLFDRSNAEVESTIDVQLVFENLTNFPNKFMSSSESDDHRLAFVTCRDLCLCKNVMDYQSIVYKYFSNFIKDFNSYCKEETRDQRKMYDTLLEKSSQTKNRAQILKQLQNLNHSNDDSFLDRFEEISDNFLSETDKLFNDLRNIKADLVPNTSHDSYLKTVSKELTDMKQLRKKLYNARINKKLYDFEKIKIVHCVRTILETFTDKMDPNFDSFVNDIKNWYKNEFFAHVRTLSTLKKLLNRYRSDLKRFEDEIQARSDDNLKTIGTLGLNKEKLFDIVGKYKTNNLDIKTLVEENLKLVEQMNELVVTLNSNLSTDL; this comes from the exons atggTGTTTCTTAATGGCAACATTGGTATAATCCCATCT GACATGTCCGTCGGTTTGAGTGAATCCCAGAATTACATCTGGAGCGACGACGATTGTCTCGGAGAAGGCACTTTCGGTAAAGTTTTTCGTGGCATACATAAACGATCGGGTGATAAAGtcgcaataaaaattttcaaacatgtTAATCATCAAGTATCACAAGAAACCAAATTATTGCAATCATTACAACACAAACATATCATCCGATTTTTCGCCACCGAATTCGAGCTCTCCACCAATAAAATGGTCATGATTTTGGAATTATGCAACGGCGGAAGCCTCATGAGCTACTTAAACGAACCCGAAAACGTTTGTGGATTACCCGATGAAGAATTTCTACTCGTTTTCAATCACTTATCAGCGGGGTTGGAGTTTCTGAAGAGGCACGATGTAATTCACCGTGACGTCAAACCAG ataaTATAATGCGTCATGTGCTTGACGACGGTCAAACGGTTTACAAACTCGCCGATTTCGGCACAGCTCGGGAACTCCCCGAGGGCCAAAACTTCACGTCCCTCCACGGCACGGAGCCCTACCTCCACCCCcaactatacagggtgtgctTTTTCCAGGGGGGCAATTGCACGCGTGAGTTTGGGGCGAACACGGACCTTTGGTCGATTGGTGTCACGCTTTATCAGACAGCAACCGGGAATTTACCCTTTCTGGTGATGGATCGCCACGTGATGCTTCGAATTTACCACGAAATGCAGGAAAATGAAGGGATCGTTTCGGCCattcaacagaaaaattccGACGAAGTTGTCTTCCAGAAAAAATTACCGCGGAATTGCCGCTTGAGTTGCGGGCTCAAACAATTGATAACGCCCATAATTGCGGGGGTTTTTATACAGGAAAAGGGCAAGCAGTGGTCGTTTACGCAATATTACGAGCAAGTGGTTGACTTAGTTTCAAGGAAAGTAATTAACGTTTTTTATGTTAATAAGATGCGGCTGATGAAGGTGTACATAAAATCGGATGAAACGTTCAacacttttaaatattatgtttCGGCACAGAGTGAGGTAGCTGAAGAAAATCAGGTTTTTCTTTATAAGGCTAACCTGATTGTGAACACTTTTGAGGATTTTTCCGGTGTTGACGAATCggattgtatttttttgtttgatcgGAGTAATGCAGAGGTTGAGTCTACAATCGATGTTCagttagtttttgaaaacctTACGAATTTTCCTAATAAGTTTATGTCAAGTAGCGAATCTGATGATCATAGACTTGCCTTCGTGACGTGTCGGGACTTGTGTCTTTGTAAAAATGTAATGGATTATCAGTCCATTGTTTACAagtattttagtaattttatcAAGGATTTTAATAGTTACTGTAAAGAGGAAACAAGAGATCAACGGAAAATGTACGACACGTTGTTAGAGAAATCTTCACAGACTAAAAATCGGGCTcagattttaaaacaattacaaaatttgaatcaCTCCAATGACGATTCATTCCTCGATAGGTTTGAAGAGATTAGCGATAATTTTCTTTCTGAAACGGACAAATTGTTCAACGATTTGAGAAATATTAAAGCGGATTTAGTTCCAAACACGTCACACGATTCTTATCTGAAAACGGTGTCTAAAGAACTTACCGATATGAAGcagttgagaaaaaaattatataatgcacgaattaataaaaaattatacgattttgaaaaaattaaaattgttcatTGTGTGAGAACAATATTGGAAACTTTTACCGATAAAATGGACCCGAATTTTGATAGTTTTGTtaatgatataaaaaattggtacaaaaatgaattttttgcacaTGTGCGGACTTTAAGTACTTTGAAAAAACTACTTAATCGTTATAGAAGCGATTTGAAACGATTTGAGGACGAAATTCAGGCCCGCAGTGACGACAACTTGAAAACTATCGGCACTTTGGGActcaataaagaaaaattgtttgataTTGTTGGAAAAtacaaaactaataatttagaTATTAAGACACTTGTTgaggaaaatttaaaattggttgAACAAATGAATGAACTGGTTGTGACGTTGAACTCGAATTTATCGACTGATTTATAA